The window AGTATGTTAAAACATGGTTTCAAGTATTATCAACTCAGATTTAAAGAAACAAGACTACTTTCTAAATACATTAATGAAATGAAGATGTTGATTGAAGATTTGAAAATTATTGCTCTTGAAGAAAAGAAAGATGAACAAAAATCACAGGTCTATAAATATAGAAAATTTCTCGGGCTTCCACCAAAAATTGACTCTGTGCCTAATTGGTCTGCAGTTTGTATGATCTGTTGGGTTGCAGGACAAGATAACACAGAAAAAGAAGCAATAAAGAAAATCAAACATATCAAAGGATGCAATTATGATAAAAGTGATACTAGTAGATGTTTCAAAACATATCCCCCCATAGGAAAGCAAATACAAATACAGTGATAATCTATTCGTCATAATCTGTGTTTAATAATCTGCAAACCCTAGTAAACAGCTGTAAACAAATGTCACGAACTGTTTCAGCAAGAATTAAACCGCAAATGCATGAAAATTTGCGTGAACAATGTAACAAAATTGGTTGTAGTATCAATGATTTTGTTGAAGCCTGTATTGAATTGGGATTAACTGGTCATACAGACTTTGATTTCGGTGATGAGAAACAAGATGACAAATCCCAAATCAACGATAATAGCCGAAATGATGTCAAAAAAGTCGTAATTCAGGCATGATTTTAAACTGGCAAAAAAGTGGCAGAAATATCCAAAAAACTACCTGAAAACTGGCATGAAACTGTCTAAATCCTTAATTTCATGGCGAATTTAGATGGTTCATGGCAAAACTTACCAACAAACAACATGAGCAACAACAAGAAAGGAGACTCAAAATTGGAAAAAAGAGCAGATGTTGACGATAGGAGAGTTGACAAATTAGAAAAAAGAGTGTCAACATTAGAAAATGAACTGACGAAATTAAAATCTAAATTGAAAAAATAGATTTCTCACCAATACAAAAATCTGCAAGATGAGATACTGCAATCTTGGCTATCGTAATTTCCTGAACACTCTTCAAACCGTCTAAAGTCTTTTTTCCACGGCTAAAATCATACCTTCTCTCTTTCCTAAACGTCCTGTCAAGCAACTCCAAAAACCGTTTTACCAAAGAATAATCCATGACGACCAAGCCTTCCCTAGTCCTAGCATAGTCTTTAAGATTAATCCTATACCCCTTGGCATCTGACTCGGCTATCTTCCAGACCGAGTAATCTACCAGCCACCTAAAAGGCTCCATGATGTCATATACCAACATTTGAAAACCTGACTGATTTTTATGATAAAATCCATAGTATGCATCAAGTCCCATGCCGTTTATGAACTTGGAAATCTCACCTGCTAGAACCGTATAACCGTAATTTAGTAACGCATTGATAACATCTGTTGCATTTCTCTTGGATGTAGTAAGGGACACATTATTCCTAGAGTGAAACTCGAACCTCTTTGGAATAAGTTTTTGATATTCCTTGAAATATATCGTTGCAGAATTTTTTTCAAGTAGAATAGGTGTATCATATTCTATCTGATTTTTAAGTGATTCAAGTTTTGAAATGGATCCGTCAAATTCAGATCTATTTGTGGATTTTAGAAAGTTGATCTGGGAATCAAGTTTTGCCTTTACAATCTGCCTTGACAAGTAATCTCGCTTAGACTCGTCACGAAACGTATCATACTGACCAATCCTGTAATTTGTATTTGTCAGGGATTCAACTACAGGATTCAAGTATGTAATTGGTCTTCCGTAAACGTCAAGCAAGATTAGATTCCTGTTATGCTCAGACAATAAAGCAAGTGCCTCTGTGGAGACATAGCCTTTGCCACTCAGTACAATTTTCTCATACGGCATATTATTGACATACCATTCTTCGATTTCCGGTTCTTTGAATGGGTCGGAACAATTCTTGAGAACAATCTTTGAATCTTTTACTTTGATTGAAAATCCATAACCTTTGAGGAATTTTACGTTGTAATGATTTCTTTTACCCCTAAGAGTCAATCCAATCCCATTTGACTTCTTCTACTTTTGTAGGTGTGGCAATTAGGACATAGCATCTGACAATTATACGGGCTATCGTCAGATCTATCACCATTTTTATGGTCTGCATCCCATGTTTTTGAAAATTCGCCACACATTGCACATTTTCCACCTTGTCGCATCAAGGTTTGATGCTGTATGTCTTTAGAAAAATTTCTTCTCGGGGCAGGTGCTCTAGCGTACTCTCCAGTAGTTTTAGTACTACCTCTTCGAAATATTTTTACTAACACAAAAACCACAAACATCAGTATAATTCCTACCCAGATGAATGGACTATTTGGCGGTGGGTTGCTAGGAGAATTGTTTTGCACATTAGAATAAGAAGAACTGCTAGGTTGTGAAGTCGTTGGTGGTATTACATTTGTCTTTGGAGCTGGTACTGCATTAGTTTCTGGCGGAGAATTATTTGGGGAATATGGCTGAGAAGTTGCAGGAGGAGATCCCGTCGTCTCAAAATTATGATAGTTATTCAGTATTTTTTCACTTTCTTGGGTTAATGCAAAGGATTGTGGAAGAACTATCCCTATGAGTAAAATCGATATTAAAAATATGATGGATGTTTTCAACAAATAAAGAAAATACTTGTATCACTTAAATAATTTCCAACAAATCATAACGTATTCTATAACGTAGACAGCGTGACTTTTTGTGCGTAGGAGGGGGGCTTTCCTTTTTTATTTACGCCAAGTAAAAAGGGAAAGCCCTCCTTTCATTTATGCCAATTAAGACCTTTTTTGCCAATATCGGTTCTGCAGTATTTTGACGGCCAACAAATTTTACTTGCTCTCAAGTATGCGTTTGCAATTGCACTTTCAAGAGTTTCGCCAATAGCAGTTATTCCAAGAACCCTACCACCATTTGTAAGTATTTTTCCATTTTTCTCTACAGTTCCCGAGTGGAACACTTGGGAGTTTGGAGTGACATCATCAAGGCCAGAGATCTCTTCATTTTTTTGGTACGAGTCAGGATATCCTTTTGACGCCAATACAACACATACTGCACTCTGTTTTTTCCAAGACATTTTTGGCAATGATGAAAGGGTTCCATCAATGCTTGCTTGGATGTACTCTAGAAGATCAGAGTCCATGCGCATCATAATAGGTTGGCATTCAGGATCTCCCATCCTAGCATTAAATTCTAGAACATACGGTTTTCCATCTTTTACCATTATGCCGGCATATAGAAAACCCTTGAAAGTTATGCCTTCATTTTTCATCGATGATATTGTTTTCTCAATTACGTTTTTTTGTATCTCATCTTCAAGTTTGGCATCAATTACAGGAGTAGGAGAGTATGTACCCATCCCTCCAGTGTTTGGCCCCTTGTCACCATCATAGATTCGTTTATGATCTTGGCTTGTAGCCATGGGATATGCAGTAATCCCATCAGATATTGCAATAAATGATGCTTCTACTCCATCAATTCGTTCTTCAAGTATTATTTTTGATCCGGCATTACCAAAATTTTTTTGAATTAGCATTTGTTCAATGGCACTAACTGCCTCAGAGGAATTATTGCAAACAATGACTCCTTTTCCTGCTGCAAGCCCGTCTGCTTTTACCACCAGGGGAAAATCTACAGAATTGGCAAATTTTATTGCCTTTTTGGGTTCATCAAATACCTCAAATCGGGCTGTAAGTATTCCATTTCGTTTCATGAAATTTTTCGCCCATATTTTGCTGGATTCAATCCTAGCAGCATCTTTTGTAGGCCCAAATATGCGAAGACCTCTTTTCACAAATTCATCTACTATACCATTTGAGAGAGGAACTTCAGGGCCGACAATTGTTACACAATTTTTCTCTTGTGCAAATTTAGCAAGACCTGTAATATCATCAGAAGAGATATCCACATTGTTTGCAGTGCCCCCATTTCCCGGAGCATAATAGATTTGTTTGACATTAGGGCTTTGCGCGATCTTCCATCCAAGTGCATGTTCTCTTCCACCAGAACCTACAATCAAAATATTGACCAACATCTTCGGCTTTGATTATGTACTATATAATCCAAGATTGATTTTAGAAATATTCATTAAAGCACAATCTGGATGTATGTTAATGATTCAAGTAGATACAACAAAATCAGTTTATCTGTTTACACACGGTAGAAGAGATTTAGAAGCAAGTGCAACAGATTTGCTTGTTGCAAACGGATTTAAAAAAGAAAAAATCTTTTCTGCCAAACCAGATACAGTAGGAACTGTTGGAGATTACATGGCAATGCTTTGGATGCCGCCCACTCCGGATCATATAAAGATCCAAAAAATAACAAAAGTAGAACCAGTCAAGCCAGAAGGCATGATAGGACTATGGAAAGGGGTTGCAAAAGAAGACTTGTTTACAATACCAATGAAGCAGTAAAATGTAAAAAACTGTGTTCACAAGATAACAAATTTTGATTTTAGTGTTTTATGGTAATGAGATCAAGAATTGTTTTTCTACAGCACTAAATTTTATTTTCAATAATGTTGCATCTTCAAGATCTTTTTGTTCAATTCCATTCTTTTCTAGAGTA of the Candidatus Nitrosotalea sinensis genome contains:
- a CDS encoding toxin-antitoxin system HicB family antitoxin translates to MFNNLQTLVNSCKQMSRTVSARIKPQMHENLREQCNKIGCSINDFVEACIELGLTGHTDFDFGDEKQDDKSQINDNSRNDVKKVVIQA
- the cas1 gene encoding CRISPR-associated endonuclease Cas1, producing MTLRGKRNHYNVKFLKGYGFSIKVKDSKIVLKNCSDPFKEPEIEEWYVNNMPYEKIVLSGKGYVSTEALALLSEHNRNLILLDVYGRPITYLNPVVESLTNTNYRIGQYDTFRDESKRDYLSRQIVKAKLDSQINFLKSTNRSEFDGSISKLESLKNQIEYDTPILLEKNSATIYFKEYQKLIPKRFEFHSRNNVSLTTSKRNATDVINALLNYGYTVLAGEISKFINGMGLDAYYGFYHKNQSGFQMLVYDIMEPFRWLVDYSVWKIAESDAKGYRINLKDYARTREGLVVMDYSLVKRFLELLDRTFRKERRYDFSRGKKTLDGLKSVQEITIAKIAVSHLADFCIGEKSIFSI
- a CDS encoding HNH endonuclease, which produces MKTSIIFLISILLIGIVLPQSFALTQESEKILNNYHNFETTGSPPATSQPYSPNNSPPETNAVPAPKTNVIPPTTSQPSSSSYSNVQNNSPSNPPPNSPFIWVGIILMFVVFVLVKIFRRGSTKTTGEYARAPAPRRNFSKDIQHQTLMRQGGKCAMCGEFSKTWDADHKNGDRSDDSPYNCQMLCPNCHTYKSRRSQMGLD
- the purD gene encoding phosphoribosylamine--glycine ligase, with the translated sequence MVNILIVGSGGREHALGWKIAQSPNVKQIYYAPGNGGTANNVDISSDDITGLAKFAQEKNCVTIVGPEVPLSNGIVDEFVKRGLRIFGPTKDAARIESSKIWAKNFMKRNGILTARFEVFDEPKKAIKFANSVDFPLVVKADGLAAGKGVIVCNNSSEAVSAIEQMLIQKNFGNAGSKIILEERIDGVEASFIAISDGITAYPMATSQDHKRIYDGDKGPNTGGMGTYSPTPVIDAKLEDEIQKNVIEKTISSMKNEGITFKGFLYAGIMVKDGKPYVLEFNARMGDPECQPIMMRMDSDLLEYIQASIDGTLSSLPKMSWKKQSAVCVVLASKGYPDSYQKNEEISGLDDVTPNSQVFHSGTVEKNGKILTNGGRVLGITAIGETLESAIANAYLRASKICWPSKYCRTDIGKKGLNWHK